DNA sequence from the Paenibacillus azoreducens genome:
AGTATCGGGAAGAAGTAAGGGCGCCCTCGAAGAGGGGCGCTTTTGCGGAGCAAAAATACGGAGTGACGTGTAGCCTTTGAAGCTTATTCCGATTACTTTGCGGGGACCCCAAAAAAACTAACAAAAAAAGACGATTACCATACCAGGTAACCGTCCGATTTCTTTTTCATTTTATCAATAAAGCCGTTTTTCATAACTTTCGTTAAGCGCCGCCCGTACCTCCCGTGAGGATAAACGCAGCTTACCCGCGTGTTCCGCCAGAATCACAGCGGGATCAGGAAGCTCTTCCTTATCCGGCCACGATTCCGGTCTCCATGTCCCGGATCTTTTGAAAGCCTTGGCGCAATGGATAAAACATTCCTCCACTTCGACCCCGATGCCGGCGGCAGGCACCTTGCCCTGGGCGGACATTCGCTCCATCAGTTCACGGTCGCGAATGACATATCCCTTGCCATTGACGCGCAGCGTTTCTTCCAAACCCGGAATGACAAAAATCAAGCCGATATGCGGGTTCGCGAGCAAATTCCGGAGCGAATCATAACGGCGGTTGCCTGGACGTTCAGGAATCACGAGGGTG
Encoded proteins:
- a CDS encoding pyridoxamine 5'-phosphate oxidase family protein — translated: MRKFQDVIQTEEELEQLAGKPGDLVNHKVIGKLDHHCRHFISLSPLVFIATSGENGSCDCSPRGDAAGFVYIVDDHTLVIPERPGNRRYDSLRNLLANPHIGLIFVIPGLEETLRVNGKGYVIRDRELMERMSAQGKVPAAGIGVEVEECFIHCAKAFKRSGTWRPESWPDKEELPDPAVILAEHAGKLRLSSREVRAALNESYEKRLY